One part of the Paraglaciecola sp. L3A3 genome encodes these proteins:
- a CDS encoding nucleobase:cation symporter-2 family protein: MSDVDVTTKSMGIHPVDQRLPLAPTMLLGLQHVLVMYSACIIVPLILGAALNLPKETLSLIINADLFAAGLATLVQCFGNRYFGIRLPIMMGVTFTSIAPMIAIGMNPELGLPGIYGAIIVSGILGILFAPLMGRLLRFFPPVVTGSVLLVIGISLMKVAIEWSAGGSATLADGSPNPDFGKPIYLLVSLLQLSLILLINRFAKGFLSNVSVLIAMLAGFVAAWLLGDVSVDGIQQESWFAVIKPLSLGMPTFDFFAICSMSLVMLVTMVESTGMFLALGKLVDKEVDQKQLVRGLRSDGLGTLLGGLFNAFPYTSFSQNIGLVTISGVKSRYVAAAGAFILIALGCFPKMAFIIASIPQYALGAAAMVMFGTVALMGVRILSDVDFTHSRSNLLVVSASLGIGLIPMIAPTYFQHLPQWSHIFTDSGIILSVCTAILLNAIFNNAPEQTKVHQS, from the coding sequence ATGTCTGATGTTGACGTAACAACAAAAAGCATGGGCATTCATCCTGTTGACCAACGTTTGCCTCTTGCGCCTACCATGTTACTTGGCTTGCAACATGTTTTAGTGATGTACTCAGCCTGTATTATTGTGCCCTTAATCTTGGGGGCTGCTCTTAACCTACCTAAAGAAACCTTGTCGTTAATTATTAACGCCGATTTATTTGCCGCAGGTTTAGCCACCTTAGTGCAATGTTTTGGTAATCGGTACTTTGGTATTCGTTTGCCTATAATGATGGGCGTCACTTTTACCTCTATCGCCCCTATGATTGCTATCGGCATGAACCCAGAACTTGGCCTGCCGGGTATTTACGGTGCGATCATAGTTTCGGGCATTTTGGGTATTCTATTTGCACCACTTATGGGCAGGTTACTTAGGTTTTTTCCACCTGTAGTGACAGGCTCAGTGTTATTAGTGATTGGCATTAGTCTAATGAAAGTCGCCATTGAATGGTCGGCTGGTGGCAGTGCTACTTTAGCGGATGGTTCACCAAATCCCGATTTTGGTAAACCTATTTACTTATTGGTTAGTTTACTCCAGCTCAGCTTAATCCTACTTATCAACCGTTTTGCCAAAGGCTTTTTAAGTAATGTATCTGTACTGATTGCCATGCTCGCCGGCTTTGTTGCCGCCTGGTTATTAGGAGACGTATCTGTTGATGGCATTCAGCAAGAGTCTTGGTTTGCGGTAATCAAACCTTTAAGTCTGGGCATGCCTACCTTTGACTTTTTTGCGATATGTTCCATGTCATTAGTGATGTTAGTGACTATGGTTGAGTCAACGGGTATGTTTTTGGCACTAGGTAAACTGGTCGACAAAGAAGTCGATCAAAAACAACTAGTGAGGGGCTTACGTTCAGACGGACTGGGCACCTTATTAGGCGGCTTGTTTAATGCATTCCCTTATACATCCTTTTCGCAAAATATTGGTTTGGTCACTATCAGCGGGGTGAAAAGTCGTTATGTCGCCGCCGCCGGAGCCTTTATTTTAATTGCCCTTGGTTGTTTTCCTAAGATGGCATTTATTATCGCCTCGATTCCTCAATACGCATTAGGTGCAGCCGCTATGGTGATGTTTGGCACAGTAGCATTAATGGGGGTACGTATTTTAAGTGATGTAGATTTTACTCATTCTCGCTCAAATTTATTGGTGGTATCTGCCAGTTTAGGAATTGGTCTGATCCCCATGATAGCCCCCACTTATTTTCAACACTTACCACAGTGGAGCCATATCTTTACTGACAGTGGCATCATCTTAAGTGTTTGCACCGCCATTTTACTTAATGCCATTTTTAATAACGCCCCTGAACAAACAAAGGTTCATCAATCATGA
- a CDS encoding amidohydrolase family protein, translating to MTATLYQADYIVTMDSNNTIIKEGAVLVEHGKIQQIGKASELLAEHAHLPVKTLVKSILMPGLINTHCHSGMLRGTAEGLPVWDWLQQYIDPMHRVLTPEDASLSSWLCYAEALLSGTTCIVDMWRHMEGSAEAAKQLGIRACLVPYVAEHPEHNYFETLDSNEALINSWHQQADGRIQVWVGLEHLFYAVPKALTRIGDLCRDYQVGFHTHSNESRFDVEQTLERYQIRPIQALEKFGLLNAPKTLLAHCVWADNSEIALMAQRNIGVAHNPISNMKLASGAAPIVKMLKAGVAVGLGTDGEKENNNLDMFEEMKVSSLLAKFSSLDAAALDAWDICRMATIGGAQALGLEQITGSLEVGKSADMIAIRHDTPRMTPMIDQGPLMNIHYNLVHAVQGQDVDMTMVAGKILVEKGKLLEHDMQNLIDQVNLAAPALFARRQQWLEQSKGGVNALYQP from the coding sequence ATGACAGCAACCCTTTATCAAGCAGATTATATTGTCACTATGGACAGTAATAACACCATCATCAAAGAGGGGGCTGTGTTAGTTGAGCATGGCAAAATACAACAAATAGGCAAAGCCAGTGAGTTACTTGCTGAGCATGCCCATCTGCCAGTCAAAACCTTGGTAAAAAGTATCCTCATGCCTGGACTTATCAATACTCACTGCCACTCAGGTATGTTACGTGGCACAGCCGAAGGCCTACCTGTGTGGGATTGGTTACAGCAATATATTGATCCAATGCATCGAGTATTAACCCCAGAAGACGCCAGTTTGTCTTCATGGTTATGTTATGCAGAAGCCCTGCTGTCTGGCACCACTTGTATTGTTGATATGTGGCGTCATATGGAAGGCAGCGCTGAAGCGGCCAAGCAACTCGGCATTAGAGCTTGTTTAGTACCTTACGTAGCTGAACACCCAGAGCACAATTATTTTGAAACCCTAGACAGTAATGAAGCCTTAATTAATAGCTGGCATCAACAAGCCGATGGCCGAATTCAAGTATGGGTGGGCCTTGAACACTTATTTTATGCAGTACCTAAAGCCTTAACTCGCATTGGCGATTTATGCCGTGATTATCAAGTGGGTTTTCATACCCATAGCAACGAAAGCCGTTTCGATGTTGAACAAACCCTAGAGCGATATCAAATCAGGCCAATCCAAGCCTTAGAAAAATTTGGTTTACTGAATGCACCTAAAACCCTATTAGCCCACTGTGTATGGGCCGACAACAGTGAAATAGCCCTAATGGCCCAGCGCAATATTGGGGTTGCCCATAATCCCATTAGCAATATGAAATTAGCCTCTGGGGCAGCGCCCATAGTCAAGATGTTAAAAGCAGGTGTGGCAGTTGGTTTAGGTACAGATGGCGAAAAAGAAAACAATAATTTAGATATGTTTGAAGAAATGAAAGTCTCATCTTTATTAGCTAAATTTTCCAGTTTAGATGCCGCCGCTCTTGACGCTTGGGATATATGCCGCATGGCAACAATAGGTGGTGCACAAGCCCTAGGTTTAGAGCAAATAACTGGCTCATTAGAAGTAGGAAAATCAGCTGACATGATTGCCATTCGCCATGATACACCCCGTATGACACCCATGATTGATCAAGGGCCGCTGATGAACATTCATTATAATTTGGTGCACGCCGTACAGGGCCAAGATGTCGATATGACTATGGTGGCCGGTAAGATTTTAGTCGAAAAGGGCAAGTTACTCGAGCACGATATGCAAAACTTAATCGACCAAGTAAATCTCGCGGCTCCCGCTTTATTTGCACGGCGCCAGCAATGGTTGGAACAGTCAAAGGGTGGAGTCAAC